Proteins found in one Pseudomonas marvdashtae genomic segment:
- a CDS encoding ABC transporter ATP-binding protein, translated as MNQDNLIEVRDLAVEFVVGERRQRVVEGVSFDIKRGETLALVGESGSGKSVTAHSILRLLPYPLAHHPSGTIRYAGQDLLGLKEKTIRHIRGNRIAMIFQEPMTSLNPLHCIEKQINEVLGIHKGLTGKVATRRTLELLELVGIPEPHKRLKALPHELSGGQRQRVMIAMALANEPELLIADEPTTALDVTVQLKILDLLKELQARLGMSLLLISHDLNLVRRIAHRVCVMQRGCIVEQASCAELFRAPQHPYTRELLAAEPSGNPATNVVGPPLLQVEDLKVWFPIKKGLFKRTVDYIKAVDGIRFSLPQGQTLGIVGESGSGKSTLGLAILRLIGSQGGIRFEGKQLDSLTQQQVRPLRRQMQVVFQDPFGSLSPRMCVSQIVGEGLRIHKVGTEAEQEQAIIAALKEVGLDPETRNRYPHEFSGGQRQRIAIARALVLKPALILLDEPTSALDRTVQRQVVELLRSLQTKYNLTYLFISHDLAVVKALSHQLMVVKHGQVVEQGDARSIFAAPQHPYTQQLLEAAFLAPTTAE; from the coding sequence ATGAACCAGGACAATCTGATCGAAGTGCGCGATTTAGCCGTCGAATTCGTTGTCGGCGAACGCCGCCAGCGCGTGGTTGAGGGTGTCAGCTTCGACATCAAGCGTGGCGAAACCCTGGCGCTGGTAGGCGAAAGCGGCTCGGGCAAATCGGTGACGGCGCATTCGATCCTGCGCTTGCTGCCCTACCCGCTCGCCCACCACCCCAGCGGGACCATTCGCTACGCTGGCCAGGATCTGCTGGGCCTGAAGGAAAAAACCATTCGCCATATCCGGGGTAACCGGATCGCGATGATTTTCCAGGAGCCGATGACCTCGCTCAACCCTTTGCACTGCATTGAAAAACAGATCAACGAGGTGCTCGGTATCCACAAGGGCCTGACCGGCAAGGTCGCGACCCGACGTACCCTCGAACTGCTGGAGCTGGTCGGCATCCCTGAACCGCACAAGCGCCTCAAGGCCTTGCCCCATGAACTGTCCGGCGGCCAGCGCCAGCGGGTAATGATCGCCATGGCCTTGGCCAATGAGCCGGAGCTGCTGATCGCCGACGAACCGACCACCGCGCTGGACGTCACCGTGCAGCTGAAAATCCTCGACCTACTCAAGGAATTGCAGGCGCGATTGGGCATGTCGCTGCTGCTGATCAGCCACGATTTGAACCTGGTGCGAAGAATTGCGCATCGCGTATGTGTCATGCAGCGCGGTTGCATCGTCGAACAGGCATCGTGCGCAGAGTTGTTTCGCGCGCCGCAACATCCGTACACTCGGGAACTGCTGGCCGCCGAGCCCAGCGGCAACCCGGCGACCAACGTCGTCGGCCCGCCGTTGTTGCAGGTCGAGGACCTGAAAGTCTGGTTTCCGATCAAGAAAGGCCTGTTCAAGCGCACGGTGGATTACATCAAGGCCGTGGACGGGATCCGCTTCAGCCTGCCCCAGGGCCAGACCCTGGGCATCGTCGGCGAGAGCGGTTCGGGTAAGTCCACGCTGGGGCTGGCGATCCTGCGGTTGATCGGAAGCCAGGGCGGGATTCGCTTCGAAGGCAAGCAGCTCGACAGCCTGACGCAACAACAGGTCCGGCCATTGCGCCGGCAGATGCAAGTGGTGTTTCAGGACCCGTTCGGCAGCCTGAGCCCGCGGATGTGTGTGAGCCAGATCGTCGGCGAAGGCTTGCGGATCCACAAGGTCGGCACCGAAGCCGAACAGGAACAAGCGATAATCGCGGCATTGAAGGAGGTAGGCCTGGACCCGGAAACCCGGAACCGCTACCCCCATGAATTTTCCGGAGGGCAACGGCAGCGTATCGCCATCGCCCGGGCCCTGGTGCTCAAGCCGGCGTTGATTCTGCTGGATGAACCAACGTCAGCCCTGGACCGCACCGTGCAACGCCAAGTGGTGGAGCTGTTGCGGTCGTTGCAAACCAAGTACAACCTGACGTACCTGTTTATCAGCCATGACCTGGCTGTTGTCAAAGCGCTGAGCCACCAGCTGATGGTGGTCAAGCATGGCCAAGTGGTCGAACAAGGTGATGCCCGCAGCATATTCGCCGCGCCGCAACACCCCTATACACAGCAGTTGCTGGAGGCCGCTTTCCTGGCTCCAACAACTGCCGAATAA
- the fabI gene encoding enoyl-ACP reductase FabI, translating into MGFLAGKRVLIVGVASKLSIASGIAAAMHREGAELAFTYQNDKLKGRVEEFAQGWGSSPELCFPCDVASDEEIAKVFEALSKKWDGLDCIVHSVGFAPGDQLDGDFTEATTREGFRIAHDISAYSFVALAKAGREMMKGRNGSLLTLSYLGAERTMPNYNVMGMAKASLEAGVRYLAGSLGPDGTRVNCVSAGPIRTLAASGIKNFRKMLAANEAQTPLRRNVTIDEVGNAGAFLCSDLASGISGEIMYVDGGFNTTAMGNLEE; encoded by the coding sequence ATGGGTTTTCTCGCCGGTAAGCGCGTACTGATCGTCGGTGTCGCCAGCAAGCTGTCCATCGCATCCGGCATCGCCGCCGCCATGCATCGCGAGGGCGCTGAGCTTGCCTTCACTTATCAGAACGACAAACTCAAGGGTCGTGTCGAAGAGTTCGCGCAAGGCTGGGGTTCGAGCCCTGAGCTGTGCTTCCCGTGCGACGTGGCCAGCGATGAAGAAATCGCCAAGGTCTTCGAAGCACTGAGCAAGAAGTGGGACGGCCTGGACTGCATCGTGCACTCCGTAGGCTTCGCCCCGGGCGACCAACTGGACGGCGACTTCACCGAAGCCACCACCCGCGAAGGTTTCCGCATTGCCCACGACATCAGCGCCTACAGCTTCGTGGCCCTGGCCAAGGCCGGTCGCGAAATGATGAAAGGCCGCAACGGCAGCCTGCTGACCCTGTCGTACCTGGGCGCCGAGCGCACCATGCCGAACTACAACGTCATGGGCATGGCCAAGGCCTCCCTGGAAGCCGGCGTACGTTACCTGGCCGGTTCCCTGGGCCCGGACGGCACCCGCGTCAACTGCGTATCGGCTGGCCCGATCCGCACCCTCGCCGCTTCCGGCATCAAGAACTTCCGCAAGATGCTGGCCGCCAACGAAGCGCAAACCCCGCTGCGTCGCAACGTCACCATCGACGAAGTCGGCAACGCCGGCGCCTTCCTGTGCTCGGACCTGGCGTCCGGCATCAGCGGTGAAATCATGTACGTGGACGGCGGCTTCAACACCACCGCCATGGGCAACCTCGAAGAGTAA
- a CDS encoding lipid II-degrading bacteriocin, whose protein sequence is MNNELPITFVYPDEFGTSRGSGRGLPSPAPMAMIGKMIEERNVAYARGHWPQMLGRHLVAMRNNSPVRYGLDGIIIGELKVAHGADLLMLKNSKLDTASAWRLGIKEGAKIKKIEQLAIEQEFSGGVFTPFKAISHWLLGKGKPASVRLDRTGISPAPNKIPDLMAVINTAGIGVTTVDLKVPYSTAQDSNIARIYLGNITLQITGKVIRNTSGSLKFTGTAKAFSDRYDANASNHRPVFDEKVTTALRQVGRVARAQDYEIRITGELPINFSR, encoded by the coding sequence ATGAACAATGAATTACCCATCACATTTGTTTATCCCGATGAGTTCGGCACGTCGCGCGGAAGCGGGAGAGGACTTCCATCACCTGCCCCAATGGCGATGATTGGAAAAATGATCGAAGAACGCAACGTGGCGTACGCACGAGGTCATTGGCCTCAAATGCTGGGGCGCCATCTTGTAGCCATGCGTAATAACTCACCTGTACGTTATGGACTGGACGGTATCATCATTGGTGAATTGAAGGTCGCACACGGCGCTGATTTATTGATGCTGAAAAACTCCAAGCTTGACACAGCCAGTGCCTGGAGGCTCGGGATAAAGGAGGGGGCGAAGATCAAAAAAATAGAACAATTGGCTATCGAGCAGGAGTTTTCTGGAGGCGTTTTCACTCCTTTCAAAGCTATAAGCCATTGGCTACTCGGGAAAGGTAAACCGGCCAGCGTTCGACTCGACCGAACGGGAATCAGCCCGGCGCCGAATAAAATTCCCGACTTGATGGCGGTTATCAACACCGCCGGAATAGGAGTAACCACTGTAGATCTGAAGGTTCCTTACTCCACAGCTCAAGACTCGAATATCGCAAGGATCTATCTTGGAAACATCACGCTTCAAATCACCGGTAAGGTGATTCGCAATACATCAGGTAGCCTTAAGTTTACCGGTACTGCCAAAGCTTTCTCGGATCGCTACGACGCGAATGCCAGCAATCATCGTCCGGTATTTGATGAAAAGGTGACGACTGCGCTGCGTCAAGTGGGGCGAGTTGCCCGAGCGCAGGATTATGAAATACGAATTACTGGCGAGCTTCCCATTAATTTTTCAAGGTGA
- a CDS encoding GGDEF domain-containing protein codes for MLEPRKPDNEAVRLKHLQSLKLLDTAPEERFDRLTRLARRLFNVPIALVSLVDANRQWFKSNAGLDASETPREVSFCGHAILKDEILEICDAEQDERFYDNPLVTDRPGIRYYAGHPLGLEDGSKLGTLCLLDTKPRKLSDDEREMLRDLASMAEQEMIAVQMASMDEMTLLSNRRGFKTLAQHALGVCNRLSRPATLLFFDLNDFKPINDRFGHAEGDSALKTFADVLRIAFRESDVIGRLGGDEFVALLTGASHVETAAIMARLGEIPEERNATLQRGYDIRFSVGQIEYDPKRHASIDSLLADADAAMYAQKQGRH; via the coding sequence ATGCTTGAACCACGCAAACCGGACAATGAAGCCGTCCGTCTCAAGCACCTGCAGTCGCTCAAGCTGCTGGATACTGCACCCGAGGAACGATTTGACCGCTTGACCCGTCTCGCCCGACGCTTGTTCAACGTGCCCATTGCCCTGGTGTCGCTGGTGGATGCCAACCGGCAATGGTTCAAGTCCAATGCGGGCTTGGACGCCAGTGAAACCCCGCGCGAGGTTTCCTTCTGCGGACATGCGATCCTAAAGGATGAAATCCTGGAGATTTGCGACGCGGAACAGGACGAACGGTTTTACGACAATCCGCTGGTCACGGACAGGCCGGGTATTCGCTACTACGCCGGGCATCCATTGGGCCTGGAGGATGGCAGCAAGTTGGGCACCTTGTGCCTGCTGGACACCAAGCCGCGAAAGCTCAGCGACGACGAACGCGAAATGCTGCGCGACCTGGCAAGCATGGCCGAGCAGGAAATGATTGCCGTGCAGATGGCGAGCATGGATGAAATGACGCTGTTGTCCAACCGGCGAGGCTTCAAGACGCTGGCCCAGCATGCGCTGGGCGTGTGTAATCGGCTGTCGCGACCGGCCACGTTGCTGTTCTTCGACCTCAATGACTTCAAGCCGATCAACGACCGCTTCGGCCATGCCGAGGGTGACAGCGCCCTGAAAACCTTTGCCGACGTGCTGCGTATCGCCTTTCGCGAAAGCGATGTCATCGGTCGCCTGGGCGGCGATGAGTTCGTCGCCTTGCTCACCGGCGCTTCCCATGTCGAGACCGCGGCGATCATGGCGCGGCTCGGGGAGATCCCGGAAGAGCGCAACGCGACCTTGCAGCGCGGCTATGACATTCGCTTCAGCGTCGGCCAGATCGAATACGACCCCAAGCGGCACGCATCGATCGACAGCCTGTTGGCCGACGCGGATGCGGCGATGTATGCGCAGAAGCAGGGACGGCACTGA
- a CDS encoding helix-turn-helix transcriptional regulator: protein MKPAQHDAAPRFWRDAALPFIEARAIADGRKVCYSRHSHDHFSIGAITAGRSTYLHEQSRFQVRSGTVVLMNPGDVHACNPIDDQPWSYVMLYVDTHWLRDLQRRIGFDPSLDFQAFDTTHSRDAALYSGLCGLYERLVDEQVGTGDKQAAVEAFFTDLQHRLNPAGRPDRGSHPALMRAAQFIHDHCTEALKLEDICAFAQLSPSYLSRAFKRHYGMTPHAFLINRRIQFARQQLREGKLIADVALDSGFADQAHFQRAFKQHLAATPGQYRG, encoded by the coding sequence ATGAAGCCTGCCCAACATGACGCCGCCCCGCGTTTCTGGCGCGACGCGGCCCTGCCCTTCATCGAGGCGCGGGCCATCGCCGATGGGCGCAAGGTCTGCTATTCGCGTCACTCCCACGATCATTTCTCCATCGGCGCGATCACGGCCGGGCGCAGCACCTACTTGCATGAGCAATCGCGATTCCAGGTGCGCAGCGGGACGGTGGTGCTGATGAACCCTGGCGACGTGCACGCCTGCAACCCGATCGACGATCAGCCTTGGTCCTACGTGATGTTGTATGTCGACACCCACTGGCTGCGGGATTTGCAACGCCGCATTGGCTTTGATCCGTCGCTGGATTTCCAGGCGTTCGACACCACCCACAGCCGCGATGCCGCGCTCTACTCGGGGTTGTGCGGCCTTTATGAGCGGTTGGTGGATGAACAAGTCGGTACTGGCGACAAGCAAGCCGCCGTCGAAGCATTTTTCACCGACCTGCAGCATCGTCTCAACCCGGCCGGGCGCCCGGACCGGGGCAGCCATCCGGCGCTGATGCGGGCAGCGCAGTTTATCCATGATCACTGCACCGAAGCCCTGAAGCTCGAAGACATCTGCGCCTTCGCCCAGCTATCGCCATCCTACTTGAGCCGGGCTTTCAAGCGTCATTACGGCATGACGCCCCACGCCTTCCTGATCAACCGCCGCATCCAGTTCGCCCGCCAACAATTGCGCGAAGGCAAGTTGATCGCCGACGTGGCGCTGGACAGCGGGTTCGCCGACCAGGCGCATTTCCAACGGGCGTTCAAGCAACACCTGGCAGCCACGCCGGGGCAGTACCGCGGCTGA
- a CDS encoding LysE family translocator — protein sequence MSLVFSMAAFALVASITPGPVNIVALSSGARYGFRATLRHVAGATLGFVLLLVLMGLGLHEVLQRWPGLTRVVQWAGVAFLLFMAWKLAIDDGELGERDEGRAPTMFYGALMQWLNPKAWLACVAGMGAFVADGEALLVWQFAAIYLVICYVSVGCWAYAGSFLRTWLGNPATMRLFNRAMAALLVASAVYLLLP from the coding sequence ATGAGCCTTGTTTTTTCCATGGCGGCCTTTGCCCTGGTCGCCTCCATCACGCCCGGCCCTGTCAACATCGTCGCCCTCAGCTCCGGGGCGCGGTATGGCTTTCGGGCCACGTTGCGTCATGTAGCCGGCGCCACCCTCGGGTTTGTCCTGTTGCTGGTCTTGATGGGCCTCGGGTTGCACGAGGTGTTGCAGCGCTGGCCGGGCCTGACCCGGGTGGTGCAATGGGCCGGCGTAGCGTTCCTGTTGTTCATGGCCTGGAAACTGGCGATCGACGATGGTGAGCTGGGCGAGCGGGACGAGGGCCGCGCGCCGACGATGTTCTACGGTGCGCTGATGCAATGGCTCAACCCTAAGGCCTGGTTGGCCTGTGTGGCGGGAATGGGGGCGTTCGTGGCTGACGGCGAGGCGCTACTGGTGTGGCAGTTCGCGGCGATCTACCTGGTGATCTGCTACGTCTCGGTGGGCTGCTGGGCCTATGCCGGGAGTTTCTTGCGTACCTGGCTGGGCAACCCGGCGACCATGCGCCTGTTCAACCGGGCGATGGCGGCATTGCTGGTCGCCAGTGCGGTGTATCTGTTGCTGCCTTGA
- a CDS encoding TrkH family potassium uptake protein: MSIAVLRLIGFILGIFLTTLAVSMVIPLLTLIYYDRNDDVSAFLWSSLITFVSGVALVARGRPEQAQMRPREMYLLTTASWVVVCAFAALPMVFIQHISYTDAFFETMSGITTTGSTILTGLDTASPGLLIWRSMLHWLGGIGFIGMAVAILPLLRVGGMRLFQTESSDWSEKVTPRSHVAANYILWIYVGLTALATLALWLAGMTPFEAINHAMSLISTGGFSTSDSSLGHWPQPAIHWVSVVIMMAGALPFTLYVATLRGHKRALLRDQQVRGFVGFLVITWLVVGTWLSFNSDHTWWDAVRIVAVNVTSVVTTTGVALGDYSLWGSFALMLFFYLTFVGGCSGSTAGGLKIFRFQVAGALLKSSLKQLIHPRAVIQKKYNNHPIDEEIVRSLLTFSFFFTVTIGVIALGLALIGLDWTTALTGAATAVCNVGPGLGTIIGPAGNFSTLPDAAKWLLTIGMLLGRLEILTVLVLFTPVFWRY; the protein is encoded by the coding sequence ATGTCCATTGCGGTACTGCGTCTCATCGGTTTCATCCTCGGTATTTTCTTGACTACCCTGGCGGTCAGCATGGTGATCCCGCTGTTGACGCTGATCTACTACGACCGCAACGATGACGTGTCGGCGTTCCTCTGGTCGAGCCTGATTACATTCGTCTCTGGGGTTGCGTTGGTAGCCCGAGGCAGACCGGAACAGGCCCAGATGCGCCCCAGGGAAATGTACCTGCTGACCACCGCCAGCTGGGTCGTGGTTTGCGCCTTCGCCGCATTGCCAATGGTGTTCATCCAGCACATCAGCTACACCGATGCGTTTTTTGAAACGATGTCGGGCATCACGACCACCGGCTCGACCATCCTGACTGGCCTGGACACGGCATCCCCCGGCCTGCTGATCTGGCGCTCGATGCTGCACTGGCTCGGCGGGATCGGCTTCATCGGCATGGCGGTGGCGATCCTGCCGCTGCTGCGGGTCGGCGGCATGCGACTGTTCCAGACCGAATCATCGGACTGGTCGGAAAAGGTCACGCCGCGCTCTCACGTCGCGGCCAACTACATCTTATGGATTTATGTCGGGTTGACAGCCCTCGCGACACTCGCGCTGTGGCTTGCCGGCATGACCCCATTCGAGGCGATCAACCATGCGATGTCGTTGATTTCCACCGGCGGCTTTTCCACCTCGGATTCATCCCTGGGGCACTGGCCGCAACCGGCCATTCATTGGGTGTCGGTGGTCATCATGATGGCGGGCGCGCTGCCCTTCACTCTGTACGTCGCGACATTACGCGGCCACAAGCGCGCATTGCTCAGGGACCAACAAGTCAGGGGGTTCGTCGGTTTCCTGGTCATCACCTGGCTCGTGGTCGGGACCTGGCTGAGCTTCAACAGCGACCATACATGGTGGGACGCGGTCCGCATCGTAGCCGTCAACGTGACGTCGGTGGTCACCACCACGGGCGTGGCACTGGGCGACTACAGCCTGTGGGGCAGCTTTGCCTTGATGTTGTTCTTCTATCTGACATTCGTCGGCGGTTGCTCGGGATCGACCGCCGGCGGACTGAAAATCTTCCGTTTCCAGGTGGCCGGTGCGTTGCTAAAGAGCAGTCTGAAACAACTGATTCATCCCCGGGCGGTGATTCAGAAAAAATACAATAACCACCCCATCGACGAAGAAATCGTCCGCTCGCTGCTGACGTTTTCGTTTTTCTTCACCGTCACCATTGGCGTGATCGCCCTGGGGCTGGCGCTGATCGGCCTTGATTGGACAACGGCCCTGACCGGCGCGGCCACCGCAGTCTGCAACGTGGGGCCAGGACTGGGTACGATCATCGGTCCGGCTGGCAATTTCTCCACCTTGCCGGACGCGGCAAAATGGCTGCTGACCATCGGCATGCTGCTGGGGCGATTGGAGATCCTGACAGTGTTGGTATTGTTCACGCCGGTGTTCTGGAGATACTGA